In Prunus dulcis chromosome 1, ALMONDv2, whole genome shotgun sequence, the following are encoded in one genomic region:
- the LOC117614859 gene encoding pyruvate kinase isozyme A, chloroplastic, producing the protein MSQSVHLLTPSNLAVPKHNTSFLSAFNCRLPLTTTAVPVFPKLSIRAASSDREPSVIVTDNGTSSLGIQPPASQPDHALSSSIEVDAVTEAELRENGFRSTRRTKLICTIGPATSGFEQLESLAVGGMNVARINMCHGTREWHREVIQRVRKLNEEKGYAVAIMMDTEGSEIHMGDFGGASSAKAEDDEIWTFSVRAFGYTLPERTINVNYDGFAEDVKVGDELLVDGGMVRFEVVEKLGPDVKCRCTDPGLLLPRANLTFWRDGSLVRERNAMLPTISSKDWLDIDFGIAEGVDFIAVSFVKSAEVINHLKSYIAARSRDSDVAVIAKIESIDSLKNLEEIILASDGAMVARGDLGAQIPLEQVPAAQHRIVQVCRQLNKPVIVASQLLESMIEYPTPTRAEVADVSEAVRQRADALMLSGESAMGQFPEKSLAVLRSVSLRIERWWREEKHHEAMELPGVGSSFSDSISEEICISAAKMANNLGVDALFVYTKTGHTASLLSRCRPDCPIFAFTNTTSVRRRLNLQWGLIPFRVSFSDDMESNLNKTFSLLKARNLIKSGDLVIAVSDILQSIQVMNVP; encoded by the exons ATGTCACAGTCTGTGCATCTCCTTACCCCATCGAACCTCGCCGTCCCCAAACACAACACCTCCTTCCTCTCCGCCTTCAATTGCCGGTTACCGCTCACCACCACCGCCGTCCCCGTCTTCCCGAAGCTTTCGATCAGAGCCGCTTCATCCGATCGCGAGCCTTCCGTTATCGTCACCGACAACGGCACTTCCTCTTTGGGGATCCAACCCCCTGCTTCGCAGCCCGACCATGCTCTCTCCAGCTCCATCGAGGTCGACGCTGTCACCGAGGCCGAGCTCAGAGAGAACGGATTCCGTAGCACAAGGCGCACCAAGCTCATCTGCACCATCGGCCCAGCCACCTCCGGCTTCGaacagctcgagtcgctcgcTGTTGGCGGCATGAACGTCGCTCGCATCAACATGTGCCACGGCACTCGCGAATGGCACCGCGAGGTCATACAACGCGTCAGGAAGCTCAACGAGGAGAAGGGGTACGCAGTCGCCATCATGATGGACACCGAAGGCAGCGAGATTCACATGGGCGATTTCGGTGGCGCCTCTTCTGCAAAAGCCGAG GATGATGAGATATGGACTTTTAGTGTCAGAGCTTTTGGCTACACTCTCCCCGAACGCACCATCAATGTGAATTATGATGGTTTTGCTGAag ATGTGAAAGTGGGGGATGAACTGCTTGTGGATGGTGGCATGGTTAGGTTTGAGGTGGTTGAGAAGCTTGGTCCCGATGTTAAATGTAGATGCACGGATCCTGGATTGTTGCTGCCTCGGGCTAATTTGACTTTCTGGAGGGATGGGAGTTTAGTGCGAGAACGTAATGCCATGCTTCCCACAATTTCTTCTAAG GATTGGTTGGACATTGATTTTGGGATTGCAGAGGGTGTTGATTTTATCGCTGTATCTTTTGTCAAGTCTGCTGAAGTGATTAATCATCTTAAAAGCTATATTGCTGCACGGTCTCGAGATAG CGATGTTGCTGTCATTGCAAAGATAGAGAGCATTGACTCACTAAAGAACTTGGAAGAAATCATTCTAGCGTCAGATGGAGCAATGGTAGCAAGAGGAGATCTAGGTGCTCAGATACCACTAGAACAGGTACCAGCAGCCCAGCACAGGATTGTTCAAGTTTGTCGGCAGCTAAATAAGCCAGTCATTGTGGCTTCTCAACTACTCGAATCTATGATTGAATATCCTACACCAACTAGAGCTGAAGTGGCTGATGTTTCGGAAGCAGTGAGGCAGCGAGCTGATGCTTTGATGCTCTCTGGTGAGTCTGCTATGGGCCAGTTCCCAGAGAAGTCACTGGCTGTTCTCAGAAGTGTGAGTCTGAGGATTGAGAGATGGTGGAGGGAAGAGAAACATCATGAAGCTATGGAACTCCCAGGAGTTGGATCGTCATTTTCAGACAGTATTTCAGAGGAGATTTGCATTTCTGCTGCCAAGATGG CTAACAATCTAGGGGTAGATGCTCTTTTTGTCTATACAAAGACGGGCCACACGGCATCTCTCCTGTCACGCTGCCGGCCTGACTGCCCAATCTTTGCATTTACTAACACAACATCTGTGAGGAGGCGTCTGAACCTACAGTGGGGTCTGATACCATTTCGGGTGAGCTTCTCTGATGATATGGAAAGCAACCTGAATAAAACCTTCTCACTGCTCAAGGCCAGGAATTTGATCAAATCAGGTGACCTTGTTATTGCTGTCTCAGACATCTTGCAGTCCATCCAAGTTATGAATGTTCCTTAA